The DNA region CCTTGTTGACGGGGGCGTCCTTGGCCGTGGCGAAGTAGGCGAACACGTGCTTGGCCCTGGGCGTGAAGTGAACGGCGTGCTCGGCACTGGAGTACGTCATGTGGTCGGTGACGAGGGCCGCCGCATTGGTGAGGATCCCGGCCCTCTTCAGGGTCATGTCGTTGCCATTGCCACTGATGTCCCGTTCGACGAGTGTGCCGTCCTGCTCGGTGGGACGCCAGTGGGCCACGGTTCCGGGAAGCTTGGGGTAGTCCGCGTTGTTCGCCGGCTTGACGAGGGGCAGTGCGGCGATCGGGGTGAACTCCTTGCGCAGCTGGGCGCGAAGGGCGGTGGTGGCTGCCGGAACCTCACCGGTGGGGTGGAAGTCGGCGTCGAACGAGGCGAACCGGGAGGCGAAGTCGAAGCTCGTCACCCAGGTGTCTCCCGACCCGGTGAGCAGGGCGCGATCCAGCGAGTTGGCACGCTCACCCTTGAGTGGCACCCACGGTGAGAAGGCGGTCTGGCACAGCTGGTTGTGGGTGAAGTCGAACTCCATGAGCGCCATGAGCCCGTTGCCGCCCTGGTAGGCCATCTGGTAGTCGAGCAGCTGCTGGAACACCGGCTGACCGGCAGCATTGGTGACAATGCGGTTGGTCGCCCCGTGGTGGTGCCCATTGACGGTGAGGAACACCTGGTTGTGATGGTTGATGAGCCGGTCCCACAGCCGCTGCCCGAAGCTGGTGGACAGCGCGGTGCCGTCGGGGGAGATGTCGATGATCTGGTGGGTGGTGATGATCGTCGGCACCGTCGGGTGGGCGTTCAGCACCGACTCGGCCCAGTCGAGGTCTGCACCGTCGGAGCCCCACGGCACGTTGACGGCCATCATCGGTACGCCGGCGACGGTGAACTCGTGCCAGTTCGACATCCCGCTCGGCCCCATCTCGCGGAAGCTCGGGGAGTGGGCCTGACGATCCTTGGGGAACCACGTGCGGTAGTAGTGGAAGTCGTCGGCAACGTCGTGGTTGCCCGGGATCACCGAGTAGGACACCTTGGCGTCGTCCAGGATCTTCATGGCACGATCGGCCACGACGTACTGGTCCTCGTGCCCCTCGCCGGACTGGTCGCAGACGTCACCCAGGTGGTGGGTCATGGCGATGTGGTAGTCCGCGGTGTGATCGACGATCCACTGCGTCTGACAGTCGTAGGGGTTGGGCAGGCCAGGGTACTGCTTGGCGAACAGGTCGGCTGACTCGACGCCGTATCGTGAGTAGAACTGGGTGTCGGGGAGCAGGGCGATGCAACCACGTGCTCCGAGGTGCCCGTCAACCGTCCCGTCCTTGGTGTAGGGGGCAGCATTGGCCGGCCATCCTCTCTGCACGGCAACCCCTGCCAGGGTCACCATGGCCCCGGCCTGGACGAATAGACGACGACTGATCGACGACATGAATCTGTCTCCTCGTGTTCCCAACTGATCGTGGCTCGGGCTGGCAAGGCTCTCGATGGGGCCCCGTCCACCCCGGATGCCATGAGACCATGATCGAAAGACGATGACGTCACATCACCATGAACGCCAGCTGTCATTCAGATGTCACGATCATGTCCTGGCGGGGCGGACGGGATCCATGCGTGCGGGGCGCCGGTGGGCAG from Cutibacterium granulosum includes:
- a CDS encoding LamG-like jellyroll fold domain-containing protein — protein: MSSISRRLFVQAGAMVTLAGVAVQRGWPANAAPYTKDGTVDGHLGARGCIALLPDTQFYSRYGVESADLFAKQYPGLPNPYDCQTQWIVDHTADYHIAMTHHLGDVCDQSGEGHEDQYVVADRAMKILDDAKVSYSVIPGNHDVADDFHYYRTWFPKDRQAHSPSFREMGPSGMSNWHEFTVAGVPMMAVNVPWGSDGADLDWAESVLNAHPTVPTIITTHQIIDISPDGTALSTSFGQRLWDRLINHHNQVFLTVNGHHHGATNRIVTNAAGQPVFQQLLDYQMAYQGGNGLMALMEFDFTHNQLCQTAFSPWVPLKGERANSLDRALLTGSGDTWVTSFDFASRFASFDADFHPTGEVPAATTALRAQLRKEFTPIAALPLVKPANNADYPKLPGTVAHWRPTEQDGTLVERDISGNGNDMTLKRAGILTNAAALVTDHMTYSSAEHAVHFTPRAKHVFAYFATAKDAPVNKERFEQGYTFETFIKIDKDYGSSNYWGAFVCRGGRRGDLPNFTVAGADTDDLEEPPLSGAISSLKEVQWAFTDTAKVGNGYSVWSGDVDLDKWYHLVVVDDPREGSVVMYIDGVPMLRNQYGTAGRAHGINGFDDRPWIIGGSIYDNIMDTGFFGTIGETRLVDHPTTPAQWLTARASSEPSPSGAPTSEPSPTASPSGSAGPSTGPSSTSPSTTKPSATGTPATPGGTGSSATPGGNPTVADPGAAGQAPSGGGHGTSQAPGEGGWHRLRLPRTGR